A single region of the Enterococcus mundtii genome encodes:
- a CDS encoding V-type ATP synthase subunit I: MAVTKMEKVTLISDKQNQDALLQAIQGIQNVEIRDLFQETTNNQWVDTYFPKAAIFEKEPIVNALTSRIMQTREAVQFIDHHGDKQQKKQHLKRREVTLQELEANYSEEDFTKRLTEILGLKKQWETLAEQREQLSEQEDRLTHWANLDVIPQSFSSHQTTVEMGTISVANATEFREALAKVPEVYVEEVSETDHFVYLTYVVLKTSASIVDEIATRYGFVKEAYPYEQTPKEQLQEIKQELQACYEAQKQLAIKIGRCSSYIQELEWAEEILLAMAEREAVKDRFVMAPYLIVVQGWVGEDEKQELIQQVENTLSADEVFLSFEAPTEEEIDQEVPTKLKNHPIVAPFEMLTEMYSLPKYHEIDPTPWMTPFYLVFFGMMVADIGYGLLMLIGAIIAQKLLVLPRGMQRFAKFFEILAIPSIIWGFIYSSFFGQALPTEVLGIHLPFPLLSTTDDVNTILVLSVIFGLIQILVGLFLAAKEHIKRKDYVDAINDGFAWQGILVGVVLLLLGSMIVKNPIFVYLGAGLAILSALCIFVIPIFQSSSKVKGAAKGAYNLYGLTGYIGDLVSYTRLMALGISGGSIGAAFNMLVAFMPPAARFSVGILLIIALHALNMFLTLLSAYVHGARLQYVEFFGKFYTGGGRAFDPLKAAEKYVNINHKKK; encoded by the coding sequence ATGGCCGTCACTAAGATGGAAAAAGTGACTCTTATTTCCGATAAACAAAATCAGGATGCCTTATTACAAGCAATCCAAGGCATCCAAAATGTAGAGATTCGCGATCTTTTTCAAGAAACGACAAATAATCAATGGGTGGATACTTATTTTCCTAAGGCAGCGATTTTTGAAAAAGAACCGATCGTCAATGCGCTTACTAGTCGGATCATGCAAACAAGAGAAGCTGTTCAGTTCATTGATCATCATGGGGACAAGCAACAAAAGAAACAACACCTCAAACGAAGAGAAGTGACCTTGCAGGAACTAGAAGCAAATTATTCGGAAGAAGATTTTACGAAGCGTTTAACTGAAATATTAGGCTTGAAGAAACAATGGGAAACATTAGCAGAACAACGAGAACAACTGTCAGAGCAGGAAGACAGGTTGACACATTGGGCAAATCTGGATGTTATACCGCAAAGCTTTAGTAGTCACCAAACAACAGTTGAGATGGGAACGATCAGTGTTGCTAATGCGACAGAATTTAGAGAAGCATTAGCAAAAGTTCCAGAGGTCTATGTGGAAGAAGTCAGCGAAACAGATCACTTCGTTTACTTGACTTACGTGGTGCTCAAAACTTCAGCATCTATTGTCGATGAGATTGCTACTCGTTATGGTTTTGTCAAAGAAGCATATCCTTATGAGCAAACGCCAAAAGAACAGCTACAGGAAATCAAGCAAGAGTTGCAAGCTTGTTACGAAGCACAAAAACAATTAGCGATCAAAATCGGTCGTTGTAGCAGTTACATCCAAGAATTGGAATGGGCAGAAGAAATCCTCTTGGCAATGGCAGAACGAGAAGCAGTGAAGGATCGATTTGTCATGGCGCCTTACCTGATCGTTGTCCAAGGATGGGTCGGCGAGGACGAAAAGCAAGAATTGATCCAGCAGGTAGAAAATACGTTGTCTGCTGATGAAGTCTTTCTTAGCTTTGAAGCGCCCACCGAAGAAGAGATCGATCAAGAAGTACCAACGAAATTGAAGAACCATCCAATCGTGGCACCTTTTGAAATGCTGACGGAAATGTACAGTTTACCTAAGTATCATGAAATTGATCCGACACCATGGATGACGCCATTTTATCTTGTCTTTTTCGGGATGATGGTGGCTGATATTGGTTATGGTTTACTCATGCTTATAGGCGCAATCATTGCGCAAAAATTGTTGGTATTACCTCGAGGGATGCAGCGATTTGCTAAGTTTTTCGAAATCTTAGCGATTCCGTCGATCATCTGGGGATTTATTTATAGTTCCTTCTTTGGACAAGCGTTACCGACCGAAGTATTAGGTATCCACTTACCCTTCCCGTTGTTGTCTACAACAGATGATGTCAATACGATTTTAGTCTTGTCTGTCATTTTTGGGCTTATCCAAATCTTAGTAGGATTGTTTCTTGCAGCAAAAGAGCATATCAAGCGCAAAGATTACGTGGATGCGATCAATGATGGATTTGCCTGGCAAGGGATTTTAGTGGGAGTCGTCCTTTTATTACTTGGTAGTATGATCGTCAAGAACCCGATTTTTGTTTACCTAGGTGCAGGATTAGCGATTTTATCAGCGCTATGTATTTTTGTCATTCCGATTTTCCAATCTTCATCCAAAGTCAAAGGTGCTGCAAAAGGAGCCTATAATTTGTATGGTTTGACTGGTTATATCGGTGATCTAGTGAGTTACACACGATTGATGGCTTTGGGGATCTCTGGTGGGAGTATCGGCGCTGCCTTCAATATGTTGGTTGCTTTCATGCCGCCAGCCGCGCGCTTTAGTGTCGGGATCTTATTGATCATCGCTTTACATGCGTTGAATATGTTCTTGACCTTGCTTAGTGCCTACGTGCATGGCGCGAGATTGCAATATGTCGAATTTTTCGGCAAGTTTTATACCGGAGGCGGACGGGCCTTCGATCCACTGAAAGCAGCGGAAAAATATGTCAATATCAATCATAAGAAAAAGTAA
- a CDS encoding fructose-1,6-bisphosphatase — translation MDQYLELLSEKFPTKEEVITEIINLEAILQLPKGTELFLSDIHGEFPAFDHILRNGSGNLREKIKDLFQDCLSEEEMKRLTIFVAYPEYALATDWYKKQDKTTLIHQLIELLRFTSVKYTRSKVRKALPKEYSYIIEELLYVDDRVQGKKSYVSKIVDQLLEMNEEERFLKKLAQTIQRMVIDHVHVVGDIFDRGTQAAKVMDRLMEIHSIDIQWGNHDILWLGAYCGSETCLLTLLRIAARYNYLFELEKEYALNLRSLCSFATETYQTNPLFTPKNSQDATEREREEMEKIHQALAIMQFKLESHLLKRRPEFEMADRDMLANIDYEKNELFLDGQKYTIHHPCFQTISAQEPDRLTADERRVIDMLLYSFQHSLRMQKHMDFLLEKGRMYLVTNQSILFHGCMPVDEHGEFLSFKLGSETYQGKQLIAFFEEQIRESAKSLKKKEDLATDLIWYAWSGPYSPLFGKSKMATFERYYLAEKETHVEVSNAYYRLRDKEWLSQKVRREFGVPIYGSVIINGHTPVKVKKGESPIKADGTVFVIDGGLSKAYQRTTGIAGYSLLCNSYGFQIVTHYPFLGIEEQFETANGLAEVKKVIDQQLPRKLNRDTTKGSELQRQIEQLKQLLEYRRS, via the coding sequence ATGGATCAATATTTAGAATTATTGTCAGAAAAATTCCCAACAAAAGAAGAAGTCATTACGGAGATCATCAACTTAGAAGCAATCCTACAACTACCAAAAGGAACCGAATTATTTTTAAGTGATATCCATGGAGAGTTTCCAGCATTTGATCATATATTGAGAAATGGTTCAGGGAATCTACGAGAGAAAATCAAAGATTTATTTCAAGATTGTTTAAGTGAAGAAGAGATGAAACGATTAACGATTTTTGTTGCATATCCGGAATACGCATTAGCGACTGACTGGTACAAAAAACAAGACAAAACAACGTTAATCCATCAATTGATCGAGTTACTGCGATTCACTTCTGTTAAGTATACGAGATCAAAAGTAAGAAAAGCCTTGCCTAAAGAATATAGTTATATCATTGAGGAATTATTGTATGTCGATGATCGTGTGCAAGGGAAAAAATCTTATGTGAGTAAAATCGTTGATCAGTTGCTTGAGATGAATGAAGAAGAGCGCTTTTTAAAAAAGTTAGCGCAGACGATTCAACGAATGGTGATCGATCATGTCCACGTGGTCGGAGACATCTTTGATCGGGGGACACAAGCCGCCAAAGTGATGGACCGCTTGATGGAGATCCATTCAATCGATATCCAATGGGGCAACCATGATATTTTATGGCTGGGGGCATATTGTGGCTCGGAAACTTGTTTGTTGACCTTATTGCGTATCGCTGCGCGGTATAATTATTTATTCGAGTTGGAAAAAGAATACGCGTTGAATCTGCGTTCCCTTTGTTCGTTTGCGACAGAAACTTATCAAACAAACCCTTTGTTTACACCTAAGAATAGCCAAGACGCAACGGAACGCGAGAGAGAAGAGATGGAGAAAATCCATCAAGCGCTTGCGATCATGCAATTCAAACTAGAATCGCATTTACTGAAACGACGACCAGAATTTGAGATGGCGGATCGGGATATGTTAGCGAATATCGATTATGAAAAAAATGAGTTGTTTCTGGATGGTCAAAAGTATACGATCCATCACCCATGTTTCCAGACGATTTCTGCGCAGGAACCGGATCGTTTAACGGCAGACGAACGACGAGTGATCGATATGTTGCTGTATTCTTTTCAACATTCACTCCGAATGCAAAAACATATGGATTTCCTTTTAGAAAAAGGTAGGATGTATCTTGTCACGAACCAAAGTATCTTGTTTCATGGCTGTATGCCGGTAGATGAACATGGTGAGTTTCTAAGTTTTAAACTTGGGAGTGAGACGTATCAAGGGAAGCAATTGATAGCATTTTTTGAAGAACAGATTCGTGAAAGTGCTAAATCACTGAAGAAAAAAGAAGACCTAGCGACTGATTTGATTTGGTACGCATGGAGTGGGCCTTACTCGCCGTTGTTTGGTAAAAGTAAGATGGCTACGTTTGAGCGTTATTATTTAGCAGAAAAAGAAACGCATGTGGAAGTCAGCAATGCTTACTATCGATTACGAGACAAAGAATGGTTGAGTCAAAAAGTAAGGCGTGAGTTCGGTGTACCTATCTATGGTTCAGTGATCATCAATGGACATACACCAGTCAAAGTGAAAAAAGGGGAGTCACCAATCAAAGCGGACGGAACAGTTTTCGTGATTGACGGTGGTTTATCAAAGGCCTATCAACGAACAACGGGTATTGCAGGGTATTCGTTGCTATGTAACTCTTATGGCTTTCAAATCGTGACCCACTACCCATTTTTAGGCATCGAGGAACAATTTGAAACAGCCAATGGCTTGGCAGAAGTCAAAAAGGTCATTGATCAACAGTTGCCACGAAAATTAAATCGTGATACGACAAAAGGGAGCGAATTGCAGCGACAAATCGAGCAATTGAAACAGCTGCTTGAGTATCGTAGAAGTTAA
- a CDS encoding ABC transporter permease, whose translation MGKFWIITKDVYLKNVKSISFIIMILVPFVLMGVIYLAGNFAQQNSETDKIGVIAEDQQITDYLSQSDMGDFHFEAFSSEDEAKSKLSDEKIDAYMVVTTDNGEVSGELFSENSLGQATQLLIQQQLTGLQSMMRASSLGISPEEVAALSQPAGFSRQKVSFDANGEMTIGEDNSAVQYAVSYVATIILFIIILTYAQIIAQEIASEKGTRIMEVILSSTTAQKHFYGKLTGVLLVAVTQMALYGIIFAVGFNQFKDMEIVKSVLDGISLDSIFGPFLWYSLLFMFFGILIYAVLAALCGSLVNKAEDTAKAILPVTYLSLGGYMLGLILGASDPNNIVIRITSYIPFLSSYIMPIRLANETVEISGVLISLIVLVIITFVLMFMSANMYKSNVLVYSEGGIWTSLKQSISIMRNERKKK comes from the coding sequence ATGGGTAAATTTTGGATCATCACAAAAGATGTCTATTTGAAAAATGTCAAATCGATTTCTTTTATTATTATGATATTAGTCCCGTTTGTTTTGATGGGTGTGATTTACTTAGCAGGTAATTTTGCTCAACAAAACAGTGAAACAGATAAAATCGGTGTGATTGCTGAAGACCAACAAATCACTGATTATTTGAGTCAATCCGATATGGGGGATTTCCACTTTGAAGCTTTTTCATCGGAGGATGAAGCCAAAAGTAAGTTATCTGACGAAAAGATCGATGCGTACATGGTAGTCACGACAGATAATGGAGAAGTATCCGGAGAATTATTTAGTGAAAACTCATTAGGCCAAGCAACACAACTGTTGATCCAACAGCAGTTGACTGGTTTACAGTCAATGATGCGGGCAAGTAGCTTAGGGATCTCTCCTGAAGAAGTGGCTGCATTAAGTCAACCGGCTGGATTTTCACGACAAAAAGTCAGTTTTGACGCCAATGGTGAAATGACGATAGGAGAAGATAACTCAGCTGTTCAATATGCAGTCAGTTATGTCGCAACGATCATTCTATTCATCATCATCTTGACGTATGCACAGATCATCGCGCAAGAGATTGCTTCAGAAAAAGGGACAAGAATCATGGAAGTGATCTTGTCTAGTACCACTGCACAAAAACATTTTTATGGAAAACTAACAGGAGTTCTGCTAGTGGCAGTCACTCAAATGGCTTTATACGGTATCATCTTTGCAGTAGGATTCAACCAGTTCAAAGATATGGAAATCGTTAAAAGTGTACTGGATGGGATTTCTTTGGATAGTATTTTCGGGCCATTCTTATGGTACTCTTTACTATTTATGTTCTTTGGGATCTTGATCTACGCCGTGTTAGCTGCCTTATGTGGCTCACTAGTCAACAAAGCCGAAGATACAGCAAAAGCGATTTTACCAGTGACGTACCTTTCTTTAGGTGGTTATATGTTAGGATTGATCCTTGGTGCATCTGATCCGAATAATATCGTGATCCGCATCACTTCATACATTCCATTCCTATCTTCATATATCATGCCGATCCGCTTGGCAAATGAAACGGTTGAAATAAGTGGCGTATTGATTTCTTTGATCGTTCTAGTGATCATCACATTCGTATTGATGTTCATGTCCGCAAATATGTACAAATCAAACGTGCTTGTTTACAGTGAAGGTGGTATTTGGACGTCATTGAAACAATCGATTTCAATCATGAGAAATGAACGCAAAAAGAAATAA
- a CDS encoding ABC transporter ATP-binding protein, which translates to MLEVKDLVKTFGSYTAVDHVSFQIPDGKIMGLIGQNGAGKTTTFRLILDFLTQDQGEVLWNGHHLSEKDYDIIGYLPEERGLYPKVSIQEQLIYFAALRGKTKKEIEPKIDFWMEKFQVKGKKTDKVKSLSKGNQQKVQLIATLIHEPKLIILDEPFSGLDPVNAELLKDGIIELKKNGSCVIFSSHNMDNVEKICDHLIMLRNGEMVLDGKVHEIREAFGRTKLFLESGLSQQEVEEIAGVQKVVLREDQSLEITLDHPDVGKEIFTRATQFGYIPMFNQQPPTLEEIFKMKADELHG; encoded by the coding sequence ATGCTAGAAGTAAAGGATTTGGTTAAGACATTTGGCAGTTATACAGCTGTTGATCATGTTTCTTTTCAAATACCTGATGGGAAAATCATGGGATTGATTGGGCAAAACGGGGCAGGAAAAACAACGACTTTTCGTTTGATTTTAGATTTTTTGACGCAAGATCAAGGAGAAGTACTATGGAACGGCCATCATTTGAGTGAAAAAGATTATGACATCATTGGGTATTTACCTGAAGAACGAGGGCTTTATCCCAAGGTATCGATCCAAGAACAGTTGATCTATTTTGCCGCATTACGGGGAAAAACAAAAAAAGAAATTGAACCTAAGATCGATTTTTGGATGGAGAAATTTCAAGTAAAAGGGAAAAAAACAGATAAAGTTAAGTCCTTATCAAAAGGAAATCAACAAAAGGTACAACTGATTGCAACACTGATCCACGAACCCAAGTTGATTATTTTAGATGAACCTTTTAGTGGGTTGGACCCAGTGAATGCTGAGCTACTTAAAGACGGGATCATCGAATTGAAGAAAAATGGCTCTTGTGTCATTTTTTCTAGTCACAATATGGATAATGTTGAAAAGATTTGTGACCACTTGATCATGCTTCGAAATGGGGAGATGGTACTAGATGGGAAAGTCCACGAGATTCGAGAAGCATTTGGCAGAACAAAGCTATTTTTGGAGTCTGGATTGTCACAACAAGAAGTAGAGGAAATCGCTGGGGTCCAAAAAGTGGTTCTTCGTGAGGATCAATCGTTGGAAATCACGTTGGATCATCCAGATGTAGGGAAAGAAATTTTTACCCGTGCGACACAATTTGGCTATATTCCAATGTTCAATCAACAACCGCCTACTTTAGAAGAAATCTTCAAGATGAAAGCAGATGAACTACATGGGTAA
- the uvrC gene encoding excinuclease ABC subunit UvrC — MNERIKNKLALLPDQPGCYLMKDKNGTIIYVGKAKVLKNRVRSYFTGSHNTKTERLVSEIEDFEYIVTESNIEALLLEINLIKKNDPKYNIMLKDDKTYPFLKITNEKYPRLVITRKVLKDKAFYFGPYPDVGAANETKKILDRLFPLRKCKPSQTKEPCLYYHLGQCLCPYYFDVDPAEYTSIVNEVKRFLNGGHETIEAEIKEKMAKAAENMEFEKAAEYRDQIRAIETIMTRQKMTNTDLIDRDVFGYAIDKGWMCVQVFFVRQGKLIERDVSIIPFYNEAEEDFLTYIGQFYQENEHFIPKEVVIPDTIDQPSVEALLSTKVIQPKRGEKKKLVELANKNARVALNERFDLIVRKQERTIGAIERLGNAMNIPAPIRIESFDNSNIMGTDPVAAMVVFIDGKPAKKEYRKYKIKTVVGPDDYASMREVIYRRYARVIREELPLPDLILIDGGKGQVDVAKDVLENQLGIDIPVAGMAKNDKHKTNELLFGNELEVVPLERNSPEFFLLQRIQDEVHRFAITFHRQLRSKNSFASRLDEIEGLGPKRKKMLLKEFKSLKNITAASIEELQEIGLPKNVAQNVFDKLHKN; from the coding sequence ATGAATGAACGAATAAAAAATAAACTTGCATTACTTCCTGATCAGCCTGGCTGCTATTTGATGAAAGACAAAAACGGCACGATCATTTATGTGGGAAAAGCCAAAGTCTTGAAAAATCGCGTGCGTTCCTATTTTACTGGAAGTCATAACACGAAAACGGAGCGATTAGTCAGTGAGATCGAGGACTTTGAGTACATTGTGACAGAATCCAACATTGAAGCATTACTGCTAGAAATCAATCTGATCAAAAAGAATGATCCAAAATACAATATCATGTTAAAGGATGATAAAACTTATCCTTTCTTAAAAATCACGAATGAAAAATATCCTCGTTTGGTGATCACTCGTAAAGTATTAAAAGACAAAGCCTTTTATTTTGGCCCTTACCCGGATGTTGGGGCTGCGAATGAAACAAAAAAGATTTTAGATCGTTTATTCCCATTACGGAAGTGTAAACCAAGTCAGACAAAAGAACCTTGTCTTTATTACCATTTAGGTCAATGCTTATGTCCCTACTATTTTGATGTAGATCCAGCGGAATATACAAGTATCGTGAACGAAGTCAAACGCTTTTTGAATGGTGGTCATGAGACGATCGAAGCTGAAATCAAAGAGAAAATGGCTAAGGCTGCAGAAAATATGGAATTTGAAAAAGCAGCAGAGTATCGTGATCAAATCAGAGCTATTGAAACGATCATGACAAGACAAAAAATGACAAACACTGATTTGATTGATCGAGATGTGTTTGGTTATGCCATTGATAAAGGCTGGATGTGTGTCCAAGTATTCTTTGTACGTCAAGGAAAGCTGATTGAACGAGATGTATCGATCATTCCTTTTTATAATGAAGCAGAAGAGGATTTCTTAACATACATCGGGCAGTTTTATCAGGAAAATGAACATTTCATTCCAAAAGAAGTGGTGATCCCTGATACGATCGATCAACCGAGTGTTGAGGCGTTATTATCGACAAAAGTCATCCAGCCCAAACGTGGTGAGAAGAAAAAATTAGTCGAACTAGCCAATAAAAATGCAAGGGTGGCATTGAACGAACGCTTTGATTTGATCGTGAGGAAACAAGAACGAACGATCGGAGCGATCGAGCGCCTTGGTAATGCGATGAACATTCCAGCACCCATTCGGATCGAGTCTTTTGATAACTCTAATATCATGGGAACCGATCCAGTAGCGGCGATGGTGGTATTCATCGATGGAAAACCAGCAAAAAAAGAATACCGTAAATACAAAATCAAAACGGTCGTTGGACCAGACGACTATGCTTCGATGCGAGAAGTCATCTACCGCCGCTACGCACGTGTGATACGAGAAGAACTGCCCTTGCCTGATCTGATTTTAATCGATGGGGGGAAAGGGCAAGTCGATGTAGCGAAGGATGTACTGGAGAATCAATTGGGAATCGATATCCCTGTCGCTGGAATGGCTAAGAATGATAAGCATAAAACCAATGAGTTGTTATTTGGGAATGAATTAGAAGTGGTTCCGCTTGAACGAAATTCACCAGAATTCTTTTTACTGCAACGTATCCAAGACGAAGTCCATCGCTTTGCAATCACGTTTCATCGTCAGTTACGTAGTAAAAATAGTTTTGCGTCGCGCTTAGATGAAATTGAAGGGTTAGGGCCAAAACGAAAAAAAATGTTGTTGAAAGAGTTCAAATCGTTAAAAAACATCACCGCTGCGTCAATTGAGGAGTTACAAGAAATTGGTCTACCAAAAAATGTCGCACAAAATGTTTTCGATAAACTGCATAAAAATTGA
- the trxA gene encoding thioredoxin — translation MAQVITDATFNEETDKGLVLIDFWATWCGPCRMQAPILDQLEEEYDEDEFRIVKMDVDENPETPQQFGIMSIPTLLLKKDGEVVEKAIGVQSKDQLRQMIAQHL, via the coding sequence ATGGCTCAAGTAATTACAGATGCAACATTCAACGAAGAAACAGATAAAGGGTTAGTTTTAATCGACTTTTGGGCAACTTGGTGTGGACCTTGTCGAATGCAAGCGCCAATTTTAGACCAGTTAGAAGAAGAATATGACGAAGACGAATTCAGAATCGTGAAGATGGATGTTGATGAAAATCCTGAAACACCACAACAATTTGGGATCATGAGTATTCCAACATTACTTTTGAAAAAAGACGGCGAAGTAGTAGAAAAAGCAATCGGTGTTCAATCAAAAGATCAATTACGTCAAATGATTGCCCAACACTTATAA
- a CDS encoding endonuclease MutS2, with amino-acid sequence MNKRILETLEFEKVKQQVRQFVITAQGQEELAQLVPVNEAETIRYWLEETEDGLKAQRLRGGIPIPKIENIRPHMKRIQIGADLNGVELAQVSRVLSTTSELRRFIDDLADSEIEFARLYFWTDQLVAIPSLSRRLKEAIDDDGRVTDDASPELKTIRHNIRRSEQAVREQLDGIVRGKNAKYLSDAIITMRNDRYVIPVKQEYRGVFGGVVHDQSSSGQTLFVEPKQVVELNNRLRQYQIAERNEIQRILSELSAELAPHRQEIIHNAYVIGKMDLMNAKARFGKELKAIVPTISIENIVDLKQARHPLIDQEKVVPNDISIGENYQAIVITGPNTGGKTITLKTLGLLQLMGQAGLPIPVDEESQIGIFEDIFADIGDEQSIEQSLSTFSSHMTNTVDILSKVNEKSLVLFDELGAGTDPQEGAALAIAILDDLGKKSAYVMATTHYPELKVYGYNRSNTINASMEFNVDTLSPTYRLLIGVPGRSNAFEISSRLGLDNQVIDEAKQLMNDESQDLNEMITDLENRRKMAETEYLEMRHYVDEAQRLYNDLKEAYSYFFEEREQEMAKAKQKANALVSEAEEKAEKIIADIRNLQKQVGQGTVKEHQLIDAKSQLANLHQEEQLKKNKVLKKAKEQKTLKPGDEVLVTTYGQRGTLLRKNGNQWQVEIGILKMNVSESELTPIAPQKEPQQRVIHTVRSDAHSTVSNQLDLRGKRYEEALNEVDLYLDAAILAGYPQVTIVHGKGTGALRTGITDYLKNHRSVKSFDFAPGNQGGNGATIVKFK; translated from the coding sequence ATGAACAAACGCATTCTAGAAACATTAGAGTTTGAAAAAGTAAAACAACAAGTACGACAGTTTGTGATCACAGCACAAGGGCAAGAAGAATTAGCCCAGCTTGTGCCAGTGAATGAAGCAGAGACGATCAGATATTGGTTGGAAGAAACGGAAGATGGACTAAAAGCCCAACGATTGCGTGGCGGCATCCCAATCCCCAAAATAGAGAATATCCGCCCACATATGAAACGGATCCAAATCGGTGCGGATCTTAATGGGGTCGAGTTAGCACAAGTTTCTCGTGTCTTATCTACTACTAGTGAGTTGCGACGTTTTATTGATGATTTAGCAGATAGCGAGATTGAGTTTGCGCGTCTTTATTTTTGGACAGATCAATTAGTCGCTATCCCATCCTTGAGCCGTCGTTTGAAAGAAGCAATCGATGATGATGGACGAGTGACGGATGATGCCTCTCCAGAGTTGAAGACGATCCGCCATAATATCCGTAGAAGCGAACAAGCAGTCAGAGAACAATTAGATGGGATCGTTCGTGGGAAAAATGCCAAATACCTAAGCGATGCCATCATTACGATGAGAAACGACCGCTATGTTATTCCAGTAAAACAAGAATATCGTGGTGTGTTTGGCGGAGTCGTCCATGATCAAAGTTCTTCGGGACAAACACTATTCGTTGAACCAAAACAAGTCGTGGAGTTGAACAATCGCTTGCGTCAATATCAAATTGCCGAACGCAATGAGATCCAACGTATTCTAAGTGAGTTGTCGGCGGAGTTGGCTCCTCATCGCCAAGAAATCATCCACAATGCGTATGTCATTGGAAAAATGGACTTGATGAATGCGAAAGCACGCTTTGGGAAAGAACTAAAGGCAATCGTACCGACGATCAGTATAGAAAACATTGTTGATTTGAAGCAAGCCAGACACCCATTGATCGATCAAGAAAAAGTCGTACCAAATGATATTTCGATTGGGGAAAACTATCAAGCGATCGTCATTACTGGACCAAATACTGGTGGGAAAACCATCACGTTGAAAACACTGGGCTTATTGCAATTGATGGGGCAAGCAGGGTTACCGATCCCGGTGGATGAAGAAAGTCAGATCGGGATCTTTGAAGATATTTTTGCTGATATCGGAGATGAACAATCGATTGAGCAAAGTTTATCGACCTTCTCCTCACATATGACAAATACCGTGGATATCCTTTCCAAAGTTAATGAAAAAAGCTTAGTTTTATTTGACGAACTAGGTGCAGGGACTGATCCTCAAGAAGGAGCAGCGCTAGCAATTGCTATTTTAGATGATCTAGGAAAGAAATCTGCCTATGTGATGGCAACAACACATTATCCTGAACTGAAAGTCTACGGCTACAATCGTTCGAATACCATCAATGCAAGCATGGAGTTCAACGTTGACACCCTTAGCCCCACATACCGCTTGTTGATCGGCGTGCCAGGTAGAAGTAATGCCTTTGAGATTTCAAGTCGTTTAGGATTAGACAACCAAGTCATTGATGAAGCCAAGCAATTGATGAACGATGAAAGTCAAGACTTGAATGAAATGATCACTGATTTAGAGAATCGTCGAAAAATGGCAGAAACAGAGTATTTAGAGATGCGTCATTATGTCGATGAAGCGCAACGTCTGTACAATGATTTGAAAGAAGCTTATAGCTACTTCTTTGAAGAGCGCGAACAAGAAATGGCGAAAGCCAAACAAAAAGCCAATGCACTTGTTTCTGAAGCAGAAGAAAAGGCAGAAAAAATCATCGCAGATATTCGCAATTTACAAAAACAAGTGGGGCAAGGTACGGTCAAAGAGCATCAATTGATCGATGCCAAATCACAGTTAGCTAACTTGCATCAAGAAGAACAATTAAAGAAAAATAAAGTCTTGAAAAAAGCGAAAGAACAGAAAACATTGAAACCAGGTGACGAAGTACTCGTGACGACTTATGGGCAACGTGGAACATTGTTGCGCAAAAATGGCAACCAATGGCAAGTGGAGATCGGTATCTTGAAGATGAACGTTTCGGAAAGTGAATTGACACCGATCGCTCCCCAAAAAGAACCACAACAACGAGTGATCCATACGGTTCGCTCAGATGCGCATTCGACGGTCTCCAATCAACTTGATCTTCGAGGGAAACGTTATGAAGAAGCATTAAATGAAGTCGATCTATATTTAGATGCGGCAATTTTGGCTGGCTACCCTCAAGTGACGATCGTTCATGGAAAAGGCACAGGCGCACTAAGAACCGGGATCACCGATTATTTAAAAAATCATCGTAGCGTCAAGAGCTTCGATTTTGCTCCTGGAAATCAAGGGGGCAATGGTGCGACAATTGTTAAATTTAAATAA